A single Mixta calida DNA region contains:
- the rfaD gene encoding ADP-glyceromanno-heptose 6-epimerase produces the protein MIIVTGGAGMIGSNIVKALNEQGITDILVVDNLKDGTKFVNLVDLDITDYMDKEDFIASVMAGDDLGDIEAVFHEGACSATTEWDGKYMMDNNYQYSKELLHFCLEREIPFLYASSAATYGGRNDNFIEERAYEQPLNVYGYSKMLFDHYVRQILPEANSQVCGFRYFNVYGPREGHKGSMASVAFHLNTQLNNGENPKLFEGSDNFKRDFIHVSDVAAVNLWFWKNGVSGIFNCGTGRAESFQAVADAALAYHQKGQIEYIPFPDKLKGRYQAYTKADLTKLRAAGYDKPFKTVAEGVADYMAWLNRDA, from the coding sequence ATGATTATTGTGACTGGCGGCGCCGGCATGATCGGCAGCAATATTGTCAAAGCTCTGAATGAACAAGGCATTACCGATATCCTGGTGGTGGACAACCTGAAAGATGGCACCAAGTTCGTCAATCTGGTCGATCTCGACATCACCGATTACATGGATAAAGAAGACTTCATCGCCAGCGTGATGGCGGGCGACGATCTGGGCGATATTGAAGCGGTGTTTCATGAAGGCGCCTGCTCCGCAACGACGGAGTGGGACGGCAAGTACATGATGGACAATAACTATCAGTACTCCAAAGAGCTGCTGCATTTCTGCCTTGAGCGCGAAATCCCGTTCCTGTACGCCTCTTCCGCCGCCACCTACGGCGGACGCAACGATAACTTCATCGAAGAACGCGCCTACGAGCAGCCGCTGAACGTTTACGGCTACTCAAAAATGCTGTTCGATCACTATGTGCGTCAGATACTGCCGGAAGCGAACTCGCAGGTGTGCGGCTTCCGCTATTTCAACGTTTATGGACCGCGGGAAGGTCATAAAGGCAGCATGGCGAGCGTCGCTTTCCATCTGAACACGCAGCTGAATAACGGCGAGAACCCTAAGCTATTTGAAGGCAGCGATAACTTCAAACGCGACTTCATCCACGTCAGCGACGTCGCGGCGGTCAACCTGTGGTTCTGGAAAAACGGCGTTTCCGGCATCTTCAACTGCGGCACCGGCCGTGCGGAATCTTTCCAGGCGGTAGCGGATGCGGCGCTGGCTTATCATCAGAAAGGTCAGATCGAATACATTCCGTTCCCGGATAAGCTGAAAGGCCGCTACCAGGCTTATACCAAAGCGGATCTCACCAAACTGCGCGCCGCAGGCTACGACAAACCGTTTAAAACCGTGGCCGAAGGCGTGGCTGATTATATGGCCTGGCTGAACCGCGACGCATAA
- the rfaF gene encoding ADP-heptose--LPS heptosyltransferase RfaF yields the protein MKILVIGPSWVGDMMMSQSLYRTLKAEHPDAVIDVMAPAWCRPLLSRMPEVNEALAMPLGHGALALGERYRLGKALRQKNYQRAWVLPGSFKSALVPFFAGIPLRTGWRGEMRYGLLNDLRVLDKPAFPLMVERYVALAYDKTRIRSARDLPQPLLWPRLQVEEQEKIDTAAQFALTADRPLIGFCPGAEFGPAKRWPHYHYATLAQQLIAAGYQVVLFGSAKDHATGEEIRQTLSETDRLHCRNLAGETQLEQAVILLAHCDAVVTNDSGLMHIAAALDRPLVALYGPSSPDFTPPLSQRARVIRLITGYHKVRKGDAEQGYHQSLIDIQPTRVMEELHALLGQREHI from the coding sequence ATGAAGATACTGGTAATCGGCCCTTCCTGGGTCGGCGATATGATGATGTCGCAAAGTCTCTATCGCACGCTGAAGGCCGAGCATCCTGATGCCGTGATTGATGTGATGGCACCAGCCTGGTGCCGCCCTCTGTTGTCGCGCATGCCGGAAGTCAACGAAGCGCTGGCGATGCCGCTGGGACACGGCGCGCTGGCATTGGGCGAACGTTATCGCCTGGGAAAAGCGCTGCGTCAGAAAAACTATCAGCGGGCCTGGGTGTTGCCCGGCTCGTTTAAATCGGCGCTGGTACCCTTCTTTGCCGGCATTCCACTGCGTACCGGCTGGCGCGGCGAGATGCGCTACGGCCTGCTGAACGATCTGCGCGTGCTGGATAAACCCGCTTTTCCCCTGATGGTCGAGCGCTATGTGGCGCTGGCATACGACAAAACGCGCATCCGCAGCGCGCGCGATCTGCCGCAACCCTTACTGTGGCCACGTTTGCAGGTTGAGGAACAGGAAAAAATCGATACCGCTGCGCAGTTCGCGCTGACCGCCGACCGACCGCTTATCGGCTTCTGTCCCGGTGCGGAGTTCGGCCCGGCCAAGCGCTGGCCGCACTATCACTATGCGACGCTGGCGCAGCAGTTGATCGCGGCGGGTTATCAGGTGGTGCTGTTTGGCTCCGCTAAAGATCATGCTACCGGCGAAGAAATTCGCCAGACGCTGAGCGAGACGGACCGCCTCCACTGCCGCAATCTGGCGGGCGAAACCCAACTGGAACAGGCGGTGATTCTGTTAGCGCACTGCGACGCGGTAGTCACCAACGATTCCGGCCTGATGCATATCGCTGCCGCGCTCGATCGGCCGCTGGTCGCGCTTTACGGCCCCAGCAGTCCTGACTTCACCCCGCCGCTGTCACAGCGTGCGCGCGTTATTCGCCTGATTACCGGCTACCATAAAGTGCGTAAAGGGGATGCGGAGCAGGGTTATCATCAAAGCCTGATCGATATTCAGCCAACGCGCGTAATGGAAGAACTGCACGCCCTGCTGGGCCAGCGGGAGCATATATGA
- the rfaC gene encoding lipopolysaccharide heptosyltransferase RfaC produces MKVLIVKTSSMGDVLHTLPALTDAMRAIPTIRFDWVVEENFAQIPSWHPAVDRVLPVAIRRWRKHWFGSQQREERLRFKQALQSREYDVVIDAQGLIKSAALVTRLAKGVKHGQDSRSAREPFASWWYDKRHEINKQQHAVERTRELFAKSLGYQKPQTQGDYAIASHFLARPPADAGRYLVFLHATTRDNKHWPESHWRELISLLEPGGLRIKLPWGAEHEHQRAQRLAAGFTHVDVLPKLTLEQVAQTLAGAKAVVSVDTGLSHLTAALDRPNITLYGPTDPGLIGGYGLNQQALRASEKGDMATISAAQVNAVLQLLLSTEA; encoded by the coding sequence ATGAAGGTATTGATCGTAAAAACGTCCTCCATGGGCGATGTCCTTCATACACTGCCGGCTTTAACCGACGCAATGCGCGCGATCCCCACGATTCGCTTCGACTGGGTGGTTGAAGAAAACTTTGCGCAAATCCCGTCGTGGCATCCGGCGGTGGATCGCGTTCTGCCGGTGGCGATTCGTCGCTGGCGCAAGCACTGGTTTGGCAGTCAGCAGCGTGAAGAGCGTCTGCGTTTCAAACAGGCTTTGCAGTCACGTGAATATGATGTGGTGATCGACGCGCAGGGGCTGATTAAAAGCGCCGCGCTGGTGACACGCCTGGCTAAGGGCGTTAAACATGGTCAGGATAGCCGCAGCGCGCGCGAGCCGTTCGCCAGCTGGTGGTATGACAAACGTCATGAGATCAATAAACAGCAACATGCGGTAGAACGTACCCGTGAGCTGTTTGCCAAAAGCCTGGGCTATCAGAAGCCGCAAACGCAGGGCGATTACGCCATCGCGTCGCATTTTCTCGCCCGTCCGCCTGCGGACGCCGGTCGCTACCTCGTTTTCCTGCATGCCACGACGCGCGACAACAAGCACTGGCCGGAAAGTCACTGGCGCGAGCTGATTTCGCTGCTTGAACCTGGCGGCCTGCGCATTAAACTTCCCTGGGGCGCAGAACATGAGCATCAGCGCGCCCAGCGTTTGGCGGCCGGTTTCACTCACGTTGATGTCCTGCCAAAACTGACGCTGGAGCAGGTCGCCCAAACGCTGGCGGGCGCGAAAGCAGTAGTCTCAGTGGATACCGGCCTGAGCCACCTGACCGCAGCGCTCGACCGGCCAAACATTACGCTTTACGGCCCAACCGATCCCGGTTTGATTGGCGGCTATGGGTTGAATCAGCAGGCGCTGCGCGCGTCGGAAAAGGGTGATATGGCAACCATCAGCGCAGCTCAGGTCAATGCTGTGTTACAGCTATTATTAAGCACGGAAGCGTAA
- a CDS encoding glycosyltransferase family 2 protein: MMPPRLSIIVTAHNCATWLQDTLDSIVASAGNTLSSCEIILVNDASEDDTQAIIERFAAVYPQTRHQQTWLRNIGQVRNHAVAQARGIIF, translated from the coding sequence ATGATGCCGCCTCGTCTGAGTATTATTGTTACCGCTCATAACTGCGCAACCTGGTTACAGGATACGCTCGACAGCATCGTCGCCTCGGCAGGTAACACATTATCCAGCTGCGAGATCATTCTTGTTAACGATGCTTCAGAAGATGATACGCAGGCGATTATTGAGCGTTTCGCCGCCGTTTATCCCCAGACCCGACATCAACAAACCTGGCTGCGCAATATTGGTCAGGTTCGCAACCACGCCGTTGCGCAGGCGCGGGGGATTATATTTTAA
- a CDS encoding O-antigen ligase family protein — MNSALIKTHWRNALYLLALTAVLLAVMFTFIHEKTAKVAFYWAFYFSLLGIITHLRPVNRRHFWLAGWLALLGCSKVVWFYWDYLGQPHFDPYNDYLNAGKRLLIAAVIGYYLFSQQERLPQLTRRMVEWGLIVAFVGATVYGFYQYTNGARRVEFALDRATLSAYGYAMLAAATLFMLAAKRHSASQLLLCLGVFVIAWFIIIQTGTRNMIAAFPLIIFFVGLLRFRHLGWKAALGILTAIVLLIAACYKPMIKPRIDASMAELTRYEQAEGNKSGSLTSRLAMWNIGAACFAANPLGMNMEQRTAWFKHYVKENHRDASALEFVSIHLHNELLDSATLQGIPGMVIVLAFYLALILRALRKNNALLLSVMLVTVVSGLTDVLFISREITICISLLLILCVMWKSPVAASSPQP; from the coding sequence ATGAATAGCGCGCTGATCAAAACTCATTGGCGCAACGCGCTTTATCTTTTAGCGCTGACGGCGGTATTGCTGGCCGTTATGTTTACCTTTATCCATGAAAAGACGGCGAAGGTTGCTTTTTACTGGGCTTTTTATTTTTCCCTTTTAGGGATTATTACCCACTTGCGTCCTGTTAATCGTCGCCATTTTTGGCTGGCAGGATGGTTGGCGTTACTGGGCTGTAGTAAAGTCGTTTGGTTTTACTGGGATTATCTGGGACAACCCCATTTTGACCCTTATAATGATTATCTGAACGCGGGTAAACGTCTGCTAATCGCGGCCGTAATCGGTTATTACCTGTTTAGTCAGCAGGAAAGATTGCCTCAGCTAACTCGCCGTATGGTTGAATGGGGATTGATTGTCGCGTTTGTCGGCGCAACGGTCTACGGTTTTTACCAATATACAAATGGTGCCCGGCGCGTTGAGTTTGCGCTCGATCGCGCTACGCTTTCCGCCTATGGTTATGCGATGTTGGCTGCGGCAACGCTGTTTATGCTGGCAGCAAAAAGACATAGCGCCAGCCAGCTGTTGTTATGCCTTGGCGTATTTGTCATCGCCTGGTTTATTATCATCCAGACGGGCACTCGCAATATGATCGCCGCGTTTCCCTTAATTATCTTTTTCGTTGGGCTGCTACGCTTTCGTCATTTAGGCTGGAAAGCTGCGCTGGGCATTTTAACCGCTATCGTTTTATTAATCGCCGCGTGCTATAAACCGATGATTAAGCCCAGAATCGATGCTTCAATGGCGGAGCTCACGCGATATGAACAGGCGGAGGGGAATAAAAGCGGTTCGTTGACCAGCCGGCTGGCGATGTGGAATATTGGCGCCGCCTGCTTCGCAGCGAATCCGTTGGGAATGAATATGGAGCAGCGAACGGCTTGGTTTAAGCATTATGTGAAGGAAAACCACCGTGACGCCAGCGCCTTAGAGTTTGTTTCGATTCATTTGCACAATGAATTGCTCGACAGCGCAACGCTACAGGGCATTCCAGGAATGGTGATCGTGTTGGCATTTTATTTAGCGCTAATACTCAGAGCGCTGCGTAAAAATAATGCGTTGCTGCTTTCCGTTATGCTGGTGACCGTGGTAAGCGGCCTGACAGACGTGTTATTTATCAGCCGTGAAATCACTATCTGTATTTCGCTTCTGCTGATCTTATGTGTGATGTGGAAAAGCCCTGTCGCGGCGTCTTCGCCTCAGCCATAA
- a CDS encoding glycosyltransferase — MIIDGLPGGGAEKVVLTLAKGLLSLGHRVSLFSLRSVCDYPLPAGLDYQVLQDRCRKPWRKLTELQRRACQLDRAIIKAEQQSGAFDLIISHLHKTDRIVSRCRHLDPAKTWYCLHGVFSASYLARRKGFSRWLKIQKTRRVYQNRNVIGVSQFVIDDLKQHYSIQPAREAVIFNPFDAELILQQASEACELSGQDYLLHVGRFHPTKRHDRLLQAYARSGLQAPLVLIGQGDAARIAALKALADELGIADRVIFKGFTHNPYAWINHARMLIVSSDSEGFGNVLVEALFCQTPVVSTRCPGGPETILQGELARGLAEMSSESLAEKIKDIYHQPPELHQLDLSAYHIEAICQRYLALIER; from the coding sequence ATGATCATTGATGGCTTACCTGGAGGCGGCGCAGAAAAGGTAGTGCTGACGCTGGCGAAGGGGCTGTTGTCGCTGGGGCATCGCGTTTCGCTGTTCTCATTACGCAGCGTATGCGATTACCCACTTCCGGCAGGGCTGGACTATCAGGTGCTTCAGGATCGCTGCCGCAAACCGTGGCGTAAGCTCACAGAGCTACAGCGTCGCGCGTGTCAGTTGGATCGCGCCATTATCAAAGCCGAGCAGCAGAGCGGCGCGTTTGATTTAATCATTTCCCATCTGCATAAAACGGACCGAATCGTGAGTCGCTGTCGACATCTCGACCCGGCAAAAACCTGGTACTGCCTGCACGGCGTTTTCTCCGCGTCTTATCTGGCGCGACGCAAAGGCTTTTCCCGCTGGCTGAAGATTCAAAAAACCCGCCGGGTTTACCAAAATCGCAACGTTATCGGGGTGTCGCAGTTCGTTATTGACGATTTGAAGCAGCACTACAGCATCCAGCCGGCGCGCGAAGCGGTCATCTTCAATCCGTTCGACGCTGAACTGATTTTACAGCAGGCCAGCGAAGCGTGTGAGCTGTCTGGTCAGGACTATCTGTTGCACGTAGGCCGTTTCCATCCAACCAAGCGCCACGATCGCCTGCTCCAGGCCTATGCACGCAGCGGATTGCAAGCGCCGCTGGTGCTGATAGGCCAGGGCGATGCCGCGCGTATCGCCGCGCTGAAAGCGTTAGCTGACGAACTGGGCATTGCCGACCGCGTAATTTTCAAAGGTTTTACCCATAATCCCTATGCATGGATAAACCATGCACGTATGCTGATCGTCAGCTCAGACAGCGAAGGCTTTGGGAACGTACTGGTTGAAGCATTGTTCTGCCAGACGCCGGTGGTCAGCACTCGCTGTCCCGGCGGCCCGGAAACGATTCTACAAGGTGAACTGGCGCGCGGACTGGCGGAAATGTCCAGTGAATCACTGGCGGAAAAAATAAAGGACATTTATCATCAGCCCCCCGAACTTCATCAGCTCGATCTTTCGGCCTACCATATTGAGGCCATCTGTCAGCGCTACCTCGCGTTGATTGAGCGCTGA
- a CDS encoding glycosyltransferase family 9 protein encodes MNYIFIFILLLPLKWVRKLFRKKEGRNLVIQTAKIGDFINITPLLAHLQRSDALLSRTVAPLARHDDTLQHIWYIEDYKSGLLAKIRLALQLMNRYDNVYLLHPNNVNLFYAACCNASNKQFLSNYRRKWYQALFYWTASGVVQHEKNTLTLENYLKLADPQLTKESYPKHATRPLYPLAPVPAALQRQDGIKIGLSISAGNQAKTIPPAIWKDLFDRLADLPCLFYVFGAPSEMDRLQDLYKLTGERENIISMIGNIPLEGLPHAISMMDFYVASDSGNVYIADAVGVPVILIYGPCCVEEQRPLGDVLLIGPDHIAPSSFVFAALYQFHHPAEQLYALDSRKLDDIHDFIAARQPERLRQTKPH; translated from the coding sequence GTGAACTATATTTTTATTTTTATCTTACTACTGCCGCTAAAGTGGGTAAGAAAGCTTTTCCGTAAGAAGGAAGGGCGCAACCTGGTGATCCAGACCGCCAAGATCGGCGATTTTATTAATATCACGCCGCTGCTGGCGCATTTGCAACGCAGCGATGCGCTGCTGAGCCGTACCGTCGCGCCGCTGGCACGGCATGACGATACGCTGCAACACATCTGGTATATCGAAGATTATAAATCCGGCCTGCTGGCGAAAATTCGTCTTGCGCTGCAGCTGATGAACCGCTACGACAACGTCTACCTACTGCATCCTAATAACGTCAATTTGTTCTATGCGGCCTGCTGTAACGCCAGCAATAAGCAGTTCCTTTCCAACTACCGCCGCAAGTGGTATCAGGCGCTGTTCTACTGGACGGCCAGCGGCGTTGTGCAGCATGAGAAGAATACACTGACGCTGGAAAATTACCTCAAGCTGGCGGATCCGCAGCTGACCAAAGAGAGTTACCCAAAGCACGCCACCCGTCCGCTTTATCCCCTGGCCCCCGTTCCCGCCGCACTACAACGCCAGGATGGGATTAAGATCGGTTTAAGCATCTCCGCAGGTAATCAGGCGAAAACCATTCCCCCAGCCATCTGGAAAGATCTGTTTGATCGGCTGGCCGACCTGCCCTGTCTGTTTTATGTATTTGGCGCGCCTTCGGAAATGGATCGCTTGCAGGATCTGTATAAACTCACAGGGGAACGTGAAAATATTATCAGTATGATTGGCAACATTCCGCTGGAAGGCTTGCCGCATGCTATCAGCATGATGGATTTTTACGTTGCTTCCGATTCCGGCAACGTTTATATCGCCGACGCTGTCGGCGTACCGGTTATTTTAATTTACGGCCCCTGCTGTGTTGAAGAACAACGGCCTCTAGGTGATGTGCTGTTGATTGGACCGGACCATATTGCGCCTTCATCGTTTGTATTCGCCGCGCTTTATCAGTTCCATCATCCCGCAGAGCAGCTTTACGCACTGGATAGCCGCAAACTCGACGATATTCACGATTTTATTGCCGCACGCCAGCCGGAACGGCTGCGCCAAACCAAGCCCCATTAA
- a CDS encoding glycosyltransferase, producing the protein MTQHADTASPLLSVIIPMYNAGSMFDTFMASLLAQTFTDLEVIIVNDGSTDGSAERAADYAARYAHISVINQQNGGVSRARNAGLTVARGKYVTFPDADDTLSPEIYQTLVGMAEQDDLDAAQCNAECFYTGSQRVRTLIPHDRLTSTGVLDGAAWLSKALATRRYLHVVWMGIYRLSVIKSHELMFEPGLHHQDIPWTTEFMLNARRVRYTDTPLYRYHVHDQSISNRKRTGQRNVEYQRHYLKIARMLEEINQRYRGKVKIYPQFHYQITHEALSVCHAVRREPEADARQAIIADIFSTQTHRRMLRNARGVKQWYQLLLWLSRLYRWRQR; encoded by the coding sequence ATGACACAACACGCTGACACCGCTTCTCCTTTACTGAGCGTTATCATTCCGATGTATAACGCCGGCAGTATGTTCGATACGTTTATGGCGTCGCTTCTGGCGCAAACTTTTACCGATCTTGAAGTCATTATCGTTAACGATGGCTCGACGGACGGCAGCGCCGAGCGCGCGGCGGACTATGCCGCGCGTTACGCGCATATCAGCGTCATCAACCAGCAGAACGGCGGCGTTTCACGGGCGCGCAATGCAGGCCTGACGGTCGCGCGCGGCAAATATGTCACCTTCCCGGACGCCGACGATACGCTGTCGCCTGAGATCTATCAGACGCTGGTCGGGATGGCGGAACAGGACGATCTCGATGCGGCCCAGTGCAACGCGGAATGTTTTTATACCGGCAGCCAGCGCGTCAGAACGCTGATCCCGCACGACAGGCTGACCTCAACCGGCGTGCTGGACGGCGCCGCCTGGCTGAGCAAGGCGCTGGCGACCCGGCGCTATCTGCATGTCGTCTGGATGGGCATTTACCGTTTATCCGTGATCAAATCTCACGAACTGATGTTTGAACCGGGCCTGCATCATCAGGATATTCCCTGGACCACCGAATTTATGCTGAACGCGCGCCGGGTGCGCTACACCGACACCCCGCTCTATCGCTATCACGTTCACGATCAATCGATCAGCAACCGTAAACGCACCGGGCAGCGCAACGTAGAGTATCAGCGTCACTACCTGAAAATTGCGCGGATGCTGGAAGAGATAAATCAGCGCTACCGCGGCAAAGTGAAAATCTATCCGCAGTTTCACTATCAGATTACGCACGAGGCGCTTAGCGTCTGTCATGCGGTGCGGCGCGAGCCGGAAGCCGATGCGCGTCAGGCAATTATCGCCGATATCTTCTCGACGCAAACCCATCGTCGTATGCTGCGCAACGCGCGCGGCGTGAAACAGTGGTATCAGCTGCTGCTTTGGCTGAGCCGCCTTTACCGCTGGCGTCAGCGCTAA
- the rfaQ gene encoding putative lipopolysaccharide heptosyltransferase III, translating into MASQIPASFTPRNILVIKLRHHGDMLLTTPVINALHQRYPGAAIDVLLYQETRPMLQAHPAIRRLHLIDRKWKKQGVWRQLKHELALVNAIRDSHYDLVINLADQWRSALITKLTGAPERIGFAYNKRDSHFWRACHNHLVSTANFSQLHTVEQNLLALSPLDVPMENAPVTMYYANEDWLAAEQQLQKQGVTGPYIVIQPTSRWTFKCWDDDKVAALIDRLNQPGQHIVLTAAPDRKELAMIEHILSLCSNPQVATIAGQLSLTQLAALIDHARLFIGVDSAPMHMAAALQTPCVALFGPTKLQQWRPWGARNRVIWAGDYGPLPTPDSIDTKTEQRYLSAIPVDDVAAAARSYLDA; encoded by the coding sequence ATGGCAAGTCAGATCCCTGCATCTTTTACACCACGCAATATTCTGGTGATCAAACTACGTCATCACGGCGATATGTTGTTGACCACGCCGGTTATCAATGCGCTGCATCAGCGCTATCCCGGCGCCGCGATCGATGTGTTGCTCTATCAGGAAACGCGTCCGATGTTACAGGCGCATCCCGCGATTCGTCGGCTGCATCTGATCGATCGGAAATGGAAAAAGCAGGGCGTCTGGCGTCAGCTAAAGCATGAGCTGGCGCTGGTGAACGCCATTCGGGACAGTCATTACGACCTGGTGATTAATCTGGCCGATCAGTGGCGCAGCGCGCTGATAACTAAACTTACCGGCGCGCCGGAGCGCATCGGTTTCGCCTATAACAAGCGCGACAGCCATTTCTGGCGCGCCTGCCATAATCACCTGGTTTCAACGGCGAATTTTAGTCAGCTGCATACCGTCGAACAAAATCTGCTGGCGCTCTCGCCGCTTGATGTGCCGATGGAGAATGCGCCCGTTACGATGTATTACGCGAATGAAGACTGGCTGGCCGCCGAACAACAGCTTCAGAAGCAAGGCGTTACCGGCCCTTATATTGTGATTCAGCCCACCTCGCGCTGGACATTTAAATGCTGGGACGACGATAAGGTCGCCGCCTTAATCGATCGGCTTAATCAGCCCGGCCAGCATATCGTGCTAACCGCCGCCCCGGACCGTAAAGAGCTGGCGATGATTGAGCATATTCTTTCGCTCTGTAGTAACCCGCAGGTTGCCACTATTGCCGGGCAGCTCAGCCTGACGCAGCTGGCGGCGCTTATCGATCATGCGCGGCTGTTTATCGGCGTCGACTCGGCGCCGATGCATATGGCAGCGGCGCTGCAAACGCCCTGCGTGGCGCTGTTCGGCCCGACCAAACTACAGCAGTGGCGTCCGTGGGGCGCCCGTAACCGGGTCATTTGGGCAGGCGATTACGGCCCGCTGCCGACGCCCGATTCTATCGATACGAAAACCGAGCAGCGCTATTTAAGCGCCATCCCGGTTGACGATGTGGCCGCCGCCGCGAGGAGTTATCTGGATGCGTAA
- the waaA gene encoding lipid IV(A) 3-deoxy-D-manno-octulosonic acid transferase: MTTIYTALLYLIQPLIWLRLWLRGRKAPAYRKRWAERYGFCVGKVSPGGILLHSVSVGETLAAVPLVRALRHRYPTLPITVTTMTPTGSERAQSAFGKDVHHVYLPYDLPDAINRFLNTVDPRLVIIMETELWPNFIKALHDRQVPLVIANARLSARSAKGYKKLGKFMRQLLQRITLIAAQNEEDGARFVELGLKRSQLAITGSLKFDISVTPELAARAVTLRRQWAPRRPVWIATSTHEGEESIMLEAHRRLLAHFPDLLLILVPRHPERFEDAREMTQKSGFSYTLRSSGEIPSSSTQVVIGDTMGELMLLYGIADLAFVGGSLVERGGHNPLEPAAHAIPVLMGPHTFNFKDICSKLKQADGLITVTDTASLVHEIGNLLVDDDYRRYHGRHAVEVLHQNQGALQRLLQLLEPYLPPRNH, encoded by the coding sequence ATGACGACGATTTACACCGCCCTGCTTTACCTTATACAGCCTCTGATTTGGCTGCGCCTCTGGCTGCGCGGCCGCAAAGCGCCTGCCTATCGTAAGCGCTGGGCGGAACGCTACGGTTTTTGCGTCGGCAAAGTAAGCCCAGGCGGAATCCTGCTGCATTCGGTTTCCGTTGGGGAAACGCTGGCGGCGGTGCCGCTGGTGCGGGCGTTACGTCACCGCTATCCTACGCTGCCAATCACCGTCACCACCATGACGCCGACCGGATCGGAGCGCGCCCAGTCCGCTTTCGGCAAAGATGTGCATCACGTCTACCTGCCCTACGACCTGCCCGATGCCATTAACCGTTTTCTGAATACGGTCGATCCCAGACTGGTGATCATTATGGAAACCGAGCTGTGGCCCAACTTCATCAAAGCGCTGCACGATCGGCAGGTGCCGCTGGTTATCGCCAACGCGCGGCTGTCGGCGCGCTCGGCGAAAGGCTATAAAAAGCTGGGTAAATTTATGCGTCAGCTGTTGCAGCGCATCACGCTTATCGCCGCGCAGAATGAGGAGGATGGCGCGCGCTTCGTCGAGCTGGGCCTGAAGCGCTCCCAGCTGGCGATCACCGGCAGCCTGAAATTCGATATTTCCGTGACGCCTGAGCTGGCGGCGCGCGCGGTAACGCTGCGTCGTCAGTGGGCGCCGCGCCGCCCGGTCTGGATCGCCACCAGCACCCATGAAGGCGAAGAGAGCATTATGCTGGAGGCGCATCGCCGTCTGCTGGCGCACTTCCCCGACCTGCTGCTGATTCTGGTGCCGCGCCATCCTGAACGTTTTGAAGACGCCCGTGAAATGACGCAGAAAAGCGGCTTCAGCTATACGCTGCGCAGCAGCGGCGAAATTCCATCCAGCAGCACCCAGGTAGTGATCGGCGATACCATGGGCGAACTGATGCTGCTCTACGGCATCGCCGATCTGGCGTTCGTCGGCGGCAGTCTGGTGGAGCGCGGCGGTCATAATCCGCTGGAGCCGGCCGCGCACGCGATTCCGGTGCTGATGGGCCCGCATACCTTCAACTTCAAAGATATCTGCAGCAAACTGAAGCAGGCCGACGGCCTGATTACCGTGACGGACACTGCCTCGCTGGTGCATGAAATCGGTAACCTGCTGGTGGATGATGACTATCGACGCTATCACGGCCGCCACGCCGTTGAGGTGCTTCATCAGAACCAGGGCGCGTTGCAACGTCTGCTTCAGCTGCTTGAACCTTACCTTCCGCCACGGAATCATTAA